One window of Gemmatimonadota bacterium genomic DNA carries:
- a CDS encoding DUF2491 family protein codes for MSFHIIRSVAKKQAKEAAGFFRKKPTRVDQDLPLGVAIDRLVDIDGAGLSTFIGLVHFDLPSFPLAIEAIGKIDLGEGAMAYRCYLQGTSAFLQVVAEHGEPVECRLYALDRDVYPHSEEIWELWLNDQDGIIGSPEVLHGDGEERSYQREWMDGDGQSAPIQVNERIIRDAYGEQIFEETQQAMSYFRVASGDPYNPEDPERVDEFLLISAGEGVIELYLGVEMMLEEVTVI; via the coding sequence ATGAGCTTCCACATCATTCGTTCCGTAGCGAAGAAGCAGGCGAAAGAGGCGGCCGGTTTCTTCCGGAAGAAGCCGACCCGGGTGGACCAGGATCTTCCCCTGGGTGTCGCCATCGATCGGCTGGTGGACATCGACGGCGCCGGGCTGTCCACCTTTATCGGCCTCGTCCATTTCGATTTACCATCCTTTCCCCTGGCCATCGAGGCGATCGGAAAGATCGACCTCGGCGAGGGGGCCATGGCCTACCGGTGCTATCTCCAGGGTACCTCGGCGTTCCTCCAGGTGGTGGCGGAGCACGGGGAGCCCGTGGAATGCCGGCTGTACGCGCTCGACAGAGACGTGTATCCCCATTCTGAGGAGATCTGGGAACTCTGGTTGAACGACCAGGACGGCATCATCGGTTCACCGGAAGTGCTTCACGGTGATGGGGAGGAACGGAGCTATCAGCGGGAATGGATGGACGGCGACGGGCAATCGGCGCCGATACAGGTCAACGAACGGATCATCCGCGACGCGTACGGCGAGCAGATCTTCGAGGAAACCCAGCAGGCCATGTCCTATTTCCGGGTGGCGAGCGGAGACCCCTACAATCCGGAGGATCCCGAACGGGTGGACGAATTCCTGTTGATCAGCGCGGGCGAGGGCGTTATAGAACTGTACCTGGGCGTGGAGATGATGCTCGAGGAAGTAACGGTCATATAG